The Streptomyces bacillaris sequence CCCACCCGGTCCAGCTCCAGTTCGTCGAGGAAGCCCAGGACATCCTCGGCCATCAGCGCAAGGTCGTACTCGTCGGGCCAGTCGCTCTCGCCGTGGCCGCGCAGGTCCAGGGCGTAGACCCGCCACTCCTGGCCCAGCAGGGCGCCGGCCGCCTCCCAGTCCCCGGCGGACCCGCCGAGGCCGTGCAGCAGCACGACAGGGGAGCCGAACGCATCGCCCCAGGCCCGGTACGCGAGGCGCACATCTCCGACATCCACAACCGACCGATCTTCCATACCCCTGACGCTACAGCCGCCCGACGGCGTCCCGCGCCACAGCCCCCTCCCCCGGAGAGCTCCTGAACGCGCGCCGGCCCGGCGGGACCGTGCGGGGTCCCACCGGGCCGCAGAAGGAGCGGGGTCAGTGCACTCCGGAAGGAGCGGGGATCAGTGCACGCCCACCCCGGCGGCCGCCGGCACCACGTGTTCGCCGTCCCGCCGCTCCTCGTCCTCCGCGTCCGGCCCGCGGCCGATGTGGTTGAAGGCGAGGTTCAGCACGATGGCCACGACACAGCCGGTCGAGATGCCGGAGTCGAGGACGACCAGCAGGCTCTCCGGGAAGGCGTGGTAGAACTGCGGCGCCGCGATCGGGATCAGGCCGATGCCGAGGGCCGCCGCCACGATCAGCGCGTTCTCCCCCTTCTCCAGGGCGGCGGTGGCCAGGGTCTGGATGCCGCTGGCCGCGACCGTGCCGAAGAGGACGATGCCCGCGCCGCCGAGCACCGGCAGCGGTACGAGGGCGATGACGGAGGCGGCCACGGGGACCAGGCCGAGCACGATGAGGATGCCCCCGCCCGCCGCGACGACGAAGCGGCTGCGGATCTTCGTCATGGCGACCAGGCCGACGTTCTGGGCGAAGGCGCTGCACATGAACCCGTTGAAGATCGGGCTGATGGCGCTGCCCAGGGTGTCGGCGCGCAGCCCGCCCTCGATGATCTTCTCGTCGGCCGGGCGGCCGACGATCTTCCCGAGGGCCAGCATGTCGGCGGTGGACTCGGTCATGCAGACGAGCATCACGATGCACATGGAGATGATCGCGGCGATCTCGAACTGCGGGCCGCCGAAGGCGAACGGGGTGGGGAAGCCGACCACGTCGGCGTTCTTGATGGCGCTGAAGTCGGTGATGCCCGCCGGGATGGCGATCAGGGTGCCGATCACCAGGCCGAGCAGGATCGCGATCTGCTGGAGGAAGCCGCGCAGCAGCTTGCGCAGCGCCAGCACGATCACCAGGGTCACGGCGGCCATGGTGATGTTGGTCATCGAACCGTAGTCGTCCGCCGCCGCGTTGCCGCCCTGGGACCAGTTGAAGGCGACCGGCAGGAGCGAGGCGCCGATCAGGGTGATCACGGTGCCGGTGACGACGGGTGGGAAGAAGCGGACCAGCTTGCAGAAGTACGGGGCGAGGACGAAGCCCAGGAGGCTCGCGACGATGATCGCGCCGAAGATCACGGCTATCCCGTCGTGTCCCCGGTCCTTGCCGATCGCGATCATCGGGGCGACACCGGCGAAGGAGACGCCGTTGACGAAGGGCAGCCGGGCGCCGACCTTCCAGAAGCCGATGGTCTGGAGCAGGGTGGCGATGCCCGCGGTGAAGAGGCTCGCCCCCATCAGGAAGGCGGTCTCCTTGGCGGTGAGGCCGACGGCCGGCCCCACGATGAGCGGCGGGGCCACCACGCCCGCATACATGGCGGCCACGTGCTGGAGGCCGCTGGTGAACATCTTCAGTGGGGGGAGGGTCTCGTCGACCGGATGTTTCCGGTCCTCTGCCGCGTTCTCGGCGACGGTGTCGTCCGTCGTCCCGGGGGCGGCTGGGTCTGCGTCTTTGCGAAACCTGGGCTTAGCGGCCACGGCGGTTCCTCCGGTCGGTTACACGTCGTCGGCGACGCGGGTGTCAGGGAGGTGATGCGTAAGTGGTGCGGTGGTGCTTGCGGCTCTCTCAGGTGGTGCAGGTCGTGCAGAGGGGGGTGCGGGGGGCGCGCGCACGGTGGCGTGTGCGGGCAGGGTTCGTCACCGGTCCGGCGGACGCCCACCATCGGGTGCGCGTCCGCCGGACCGGCTGCCGTGGACCCCGCTCGGGCCCACGGCGGCCGGTCTCGGGCCGTCCCCCTCGACCGGCCGGTCGGGGATTCCGCCGGGTCAGTGGCTGACCGGCGGACGGGGTGCCTCCGGGGTCAGGCCCCGGCGGCGATCTGCGCGAGGCGGCGGGCCTCGTCGCGGGTGGTACGGGCGATGGCGTCCTCGTCCACCGTGGTGAGGTGGTTGCCCTCGACGACCGGCTTGCCGTCGACGAGGGAGAGGGTCACCGGGGCGGCCGCGCCGAAGATGAGCGCGGTCACCGGGTCGGCGATCGAGGAGTGGGCCAGGGTGTCCAGCTTCCAGAGGACGAGGTCGGCGAGCTTGCCGGCCTCCAGGGAGCCGATCTGGTCGGCGCGGCCCAGGACCTGGGCCCCGCCGAAGGTCCCGAGGCGCAGGGCCTGACGGGCGTTCAGGGCGGCCTCGCGGTGCGCGCCGAGGCGGTTGATGAGGAGCGCGTTGCGCAGCTCGGTGTGGAGTTCGCCGGACTCGTTGGAGGCGGTGCCGTCCACGCCGAGGCCGACCGGGACTCCGGCGGCGAGCATGTCGGGGACCCGGGCGATGCCTGCCGCCAGGCGGGCGTTGGAGGAGGGGCAGTGGGCGACGCCGGTTCCCGTACGGGCGAAGGCGGCGATGTCGGAGTCGTTCATGTGGACGCAGTGGGCCATCCACACATCGCTGCCGAGCCAGCCGGTGGACTCGAAGTAGTCGGTCGGGCCCATCCCGAACAGCTCCTTGCAGAACTGCTCCTCCTCGACGGTCTCCGAGCCGTGGGTGTGCAGCCGTACGCCCTTGCGTCGGGCCAACTCGGCTCCCTGACGCATCAGCTCGGTGGAGACCGAGAACGGCGAGCAGGGGGCGACGGCGACCTGGGTCATGGCGTCGAAGGAGGCGTCGTGGTGGGCGTCGATGGTGGCCTCGGTGGCGGCGAGCGCGCCTTCGAGGGTCTCGACGGCGAAGTCCGGGGGCAGGCCGCCGTCCTTCTCGCTGCGGTCCATGGAGCCCCGGGCGAGGGTGAACCGTACGCCCATCTCGCGGGCGGCCCCGATGATGGCCCCGGAGAGGTCGCCGGAGTCCTTCGGGAAGACGTAGTGGTGGTCCATGGCGGTGGTGACGCCGCCGCGGGCCATCATGGCGAGCGAGCCCTGCGCGGCGGCGCGGGCCATCGGCTCGTCGATGCGCGCCCAGGTCGGGTAGAGGGCGACCAGCCAGTTGAAGAGGTTGTGGTCGGTGGCCAGGCCCCGGGTGATCCACTGGTAGAAGTGGTGGTGGGTGTTGACCAGGCCCGGTGTGGCGAGGTGCCCGGTGCCGTCGATCCGCCGCACGACACCGGTCAGGCCCTCCGGGGCCTTGCCCGCGCCGACGGACTCGATGCGGTTGTCCGCCACGACGATGTACCCGGAGGCGTACTCCGTGTCGTGGGCGTCGACGGTGGCGATCGAACAGTTCTCGATGACGATGCGCTGAGGGTCTGCCGAAGCTGCCATGGCGCTTCCTTCTTCTCTCTGTGGCGATGTGGGCACGGCAGGACCCTAGGAGGATTTGAGTGCCACAGCGGGGCGGCTGTGGGTGCCGAGATGGTGGAAGAACAGGTTGAGCACGACCGCGACCAGTGCTCCCGCGCTGATTCCGGAGCCGAGGACGGTCTGCGCCCAGGCCGGGAATCCGGCGTAGAAGGTGGGCGCGGCGAGCGGGATGATGCCCGCGCCGAGTGCGACGGCGACCAGGATGATGTTGGAGCTGTCGTCGAGCCCGGCCTCGGAGAGCGTACGGATGCCGCTCACCGCGATCGAGCCGAAGAGGACGATCCCGGCGCCGCCGAGGACGGGCATGGGCACGAGCGAGACGACCGCGCCGAGCACCGGAAAGGCACCGAGGATCAGCAGGGCGCCGCCCGCCGCCGCGACGACGTACCGGCTGCGCACCCGGGTCAGCGAGACGACGCCCACGTTCTGCGCGAAGGCGCTGGTGGGGAAGCCTCCGAAGACCGGGCCGACGAGCGTGGCGATGCCGTCCGTACGGAGACCACGGGTGATCGTACGGCCGTCGGTGCGGCGGTCGCAGATCTCACCCAGGGCCAGCATCCCGGCCGAGGACTCGGTCATCAGGACGAGCATGACGATGCAGAGGGAGAGGATCGCGGCCGGGTGGAACTCCGGTGCGCCGAAGGCGAAGGGGGTCGGCAGGGCGGCGAGGGGCGCGGACTTCAGCGCGGAGAAGTCGGCGAGTCCGAACGGGATCGCGGCCAGCGTGCCGACGAACATGCCGACCAGCAGGGCGACTTGCTTGAGGAAGCCGCGGCCGAACCGCTGGATGAGCAGGATGACGACGAGCGTGAAGGCGGCCAGCGCCAGGTACTTCATGGCGCCGAAGTCGGCGGCGGTGGCGTCGCCGCCCTGCGCCCAGGCGACCGGCACGGGCATGAGGGTGACGCCGATGAGGGTGATGACCACCCCGGTGACCAGCGGCGGGAAGAAGCGCAGCAGCCGGCCGAAGAACGGTCCGACGGTCAGGCAGAAGGCTCCGGCGACGAGCACCGCCCCGTAGATCGCGGGGAGTTGGTGGCCGGGGGCGCTGGTCTCGGCGATGGCGAGCATCGGGGCGATCCCGGCGGAGGAGGCGGCGTTGACGAAGGGGAGCCGGTTCCCGGCGAACGCGCCGACGCCGATGGTCTGGAGGAGGGTGGCGAGTCCGGCGATCAGGAGACTCGCGGCGATGAGCCGGGTCATTCCGGCGGTGTCCAGGCCGACGGCCTGGCCGATGATCAGCGGAGGGGTGACGACGCCCGCGTACATGGCAGCGATGTGCTGGAGGGCCGCGGGGACGAGCCGCGCGGCGGGGAGCTTCTCGTCGACCGGGTGAACTGCCGTTGTGGTGACGGGTTTCGGGGCTTCGGCCGGCCCCGTTGCAGGCTGTGCCATGGGTGTTTCCTCCGGGATGACCGGCCCCGCCCGACGGTGGGCGGACGGGGGCCGGTTCAGTTCCGCGTCAGAGGTTGGTCATGTCGACCGGGATCTTCGGCTCGACGCCGTCCCGGAGCACGGTGGCCTCGATCAGACCGTAGGGACGGTCCGCCGCGAAGTAGACCTCGTTGTCGTTCTTGAGGCCGAACGGTTCGAGGTCCACCAGGAAGTGGTGGTTGTTCGGCAGCGAGAAGCGGATCTCGTCGATCTCGCTGCGGCTGTTGATGATGCGCGAACCCATCTGGTACAGGGTCTGCTGGAGGGAGAGCGAGTAGGTCTCGGCGAAGGCCTGGAGCATGTGCTTGCGCGCCTGCTCGTAGGACTTCTCCCAGTTCGGCATGCGCTGCTCGTCGCTGGTCCAGTTGTACCGCCAGCGGGCGGAGACGTCGGTCGCCAGGATGCGGTCGTACGCCTCCTTCAGCGTCGTGTACTTGTCCTTGACGTAGCCCCAGAACTCGGAGTTGGTCGAGTTCATCACCGTCAGGTCCTTGAGGCCCGAGATGACCTCCCAGTTCTCACCGTCGTAGGTGATCTGGGAGACGCGGGTCTCCTGGCCCTTGCGGGCGAAGGAGTGCTTGACCTCGTCGGCGCCGATGAACCTGGAGTTGCCGTCGGAGGTCGCGATGCGCTCCCAGGCGTACTCCTCGATCCGGATCCGGGCCCGGTGGATCGGCTCCTGCGAGGAGACGAAGTGGCGGGCGAGGTGGATGCCGAACTGCTCGGCGGACTCGATCCCGTGCTCCTTGGCGAACGCGAACACCGTGTTCTTGGTGGTGTCGGTCGGCAGGACGTTGGCGTTGGAGCCGGAGTAGTGGACGTCGTCCATGTCGCCGGAGAGGGCGACCGAGACGTTGAGGTCCTTGATGTGGTGGGTGTCGCCGTCCCGCGTGATCTTTACGACGCGGTTCTCTGCTTTGCCGTACTGGTTCTGGCCGAGAATCGTGGGCATGTCGGTGCTAGCTCCCTCGGTAAACGGAGTAGCCGAACGGGTTGAGCAGCAGCGGTACGTGATAGTGCTCGCCCGGCACGACCGCGAAGGCGATCGTCACTTCCGGGAAGAACGCGCCGCTGTCCCTTACGCGGGGGGCGTCCTGCTGCGCCTCGGCTTGCTTCTTGGAAAAGTACGTCTCGGTGTCGAAGGCGAGACGCACATGGCTTGTCCCTTCCGGCAGCGCCGGCAGGTCCTTGCAGCGCCCGTCCGCATCGGTCACGGAGGCCCCGATCGTCACGTACGGCGCGTCGCCGCCGCTGCGGGCGGCGAGCGAGACGGTGACGGACGCGGCCGGGCGGCCGATGCTGGTGTCCAGGATGTGCGTGGACACCGATGCGGTCGTGTCGGTACTCAAGACCGTCACTCTCCTTGCTCTCAAGAGTCCTGTGCGGGAGCTTCCTCTGCGAGGGTCTCCCGTACGAGACGGGTCAGCCGGATGCGGTTGATCTTGCCCAGTTCGGTGCGCACGATCTCCCGCTCCTGCTCGGGCGAGTTCCCGATGCGGGACTTCACCGCGTCGCGCATCTGTTCACCGGTGGCCCCGGTGGCGCAGATCAGGAAGACATGTCCGAACCGCTCCTGGTAGGCCAGGTTCAGTTCGAGCATCTCGGTCTTGAGCTCCTCGGAGGCACCGGCCATCCCCCGCTGCTCGCGGGCGGAGGTCGGGTCACCGGGCTTCGGGCGCCCGATCGGCGGGTGTCCCGCCATCGCCTCGGCCAGGTCCGCCGCGGTCAGCTCCGCCATGGCGGCGTCGCTCGCGGCGAGCAGGGCTTCCTCGGTGGCGTACGGACGACCGGCGAGGACGGTCTCCCCCCAGGCCGCACTGGCACAGACCTCGTGCAGTGCGGGGGCGGCCTCGCCGTCCGCCAGGGTGTTGAACCGGGTGAGGCCCGGTGTGAAGCTCGAAGTCACGGGAGCCTCCGTGGCTGTTTTTCGCTGTGCGTTGTTCGGGCTGCGGATAGCTAACGCCCTCCGCAACACGACGTCAACACTTTGTTGAAATCTCGCGAACGAAGAAAGCCGCCGTCCCGACATACGGACAGCGGCTTTCCTGCGTGTTCGGCCAACTACTCACCCTTGGCCGAATGTTCCCGGTTCAGGTAGTTGTACACGGTGAACCGCGAGACCCCCAGGGCACCGGCCACGGTCTCCACCCCGTGTCGTACGGAGAAGGCACCGCGTGCCTCCAGGGTCCGGACGACGGACTGCTTGGCCTTCCGGTCCAGCTCGGCCAGCGGCATCCCGTGCCGTCTCTCCAGCGCGGCGAGGATGTGGTCCAGCGAGTCGGAGAGCTGGGGCAGCCGTACGGCTATGACGTCCCGGCCCTCCCAGGCGAGCACGACGTCGTCGGGCTGGGCCTGCTCGGGGCCGAGCAGCTCGGCGCCCATCGCGTCGACGAGCGGCTTGACCGCCGACACGAAGGGGTGGTCGGTGGTGAGCGGAGGGTGATCGCCGGAGGCCGGGGACCGGCCGGCCACGGCCGGGGGTTCCCGGAGGAGGCGGCCGGGGCGCCGCCGGAGGAGGAGTCGACCGCGGGGCGGTCGGCGGACGCGGTCACCGGGCCTCCTCCCCGATCACGTTGACCTGGAGCGAGACCCGGGTGGCGCCCGAGGCCAGGGCCCGGCGCAGCAGGGAGTCCACGGCAGTGAGCACCTGGTCCGCGCCCCCTTCCGCCGTATTGCCGAACGGGCCGACGTCCACGGCGTCGAGCTCGGCGCTCTGGATGACCTCGCGGGCCACCACCGCGTGGGCGGGCGCCTCGTCGAGATCGAAGGGCTCGGTGGTGAGTTCCACCCTCAAGCGCACTGTGCCTCCCTGATGTCCTCGCCGCGGGTGCGGGCGCGCGGCTCGGCCACGACT is a genomic window containing:
- a CDS encoding helix-turn-helix domain-containing protein, yielding MGAELLGPEQAQPDDVVLAWEGRDVIAVRLPQLSDSLDHILAALERRHGMPLAELDRKAKQSVVRTLEARGAFSVRHGVETVAGALGVSRFTVYNYLNREHSAKGE
- a CDS encoding nucleobase:cation symporter-2 family protein — protein: MAAKPRFRKDADPAAPGTTDDTVAENAAEDRKHPVDETLPPLKMFTSGLQHVAAMYAGVVAPPLIVGPAVGLTAKETAFLMGASLFTAGIATLLQTIGFWKVGARLPFVNGVSFAGVAPMIAIGKDRGHDGIAVIFGAIIVASLLGFVLAPYFCKLVRFFPPVVTGTVITLIGASLLPVAFNWSQGGNAAADDYGSMTNITMAAVTLVIVLALRKLLRGFLQQIAILLGLVIGTLIAIPAGITDFSAIKNADVVGFPTPFAFGGPQFEIAAIISMCIVMLVCMTESTADMLALGKIVGRPADEKIIEGGLRADTLGSAISPIFNGFMCSAFAQNVGLVAMTKIRSRFVVAAGGGILIVLGLVPVAASVIALVPLPVLGGAGIVLFGTVAASGIQTLATAALEKGENALIVAAALGIGLIPIAAPQFYHAFPESLLVVLDSGISTGCVVAIVLNLAFNHIGRGPDAEDEERRDGEHVVPAAAGVGVH
- a CDS encoding nucleobase:cation symporter-2 family protein — translated: MAQPATGPAEAPKPVTTTAVHPVDEKLPAARLVPAALQHIAAMYAGVVTPPLIIGQAVGLDTAGMTRLIAASLLIAGLATLLQTIGVGAFAGNRLPFVNAASSAGIAPMLAIAETSAPGHQLPAIYGAVLVAGAFCLTVGPFFGRLLRFFPPLVTGVVITLIGVTLMPVPVAWAQGGDATAADFGAMKYLALAAFTLVVILLIQRFGRGFLKQVALLVGMFVGTLAAIPFGLADFSALKSAPLAALPTPFAFGAPEFHPAAILSLCIVMLVLMTESSAGMLALGEICDRRTDGRTITRGLRTDGIATLVGPVFGGFPTSAFAQNVGVVSLTRVRSRYVVAAAGGALLILGAFPVLGAVVSLVPMPVLGGAGIVLFGSIAVSGIRTLSEAGLDDSSNIILVAVALGAGIIPLAAPTFYAGFPAWAQTVLGSGISAGALVAVVLNLFFHHLGTHSRPAVALKSS
- the uraH gene encoding hydroxyisourate hydrolase; this encodes MSTDTTASVSTHILDTSIGRPAASVTVSLAARSGGDAPYVTIGASVTDADGRCKDLPALPEGTSHVRLAFDTETYFSKKQAEAQQDAPRVRDSGAFFPEVTIAFAVVPGEHYHVPLLLNPFGYSVYRGS
- the pucL gene encoding factor-independent urate hydroxylase; amino-acid sequence: MPTILGQNQYGKAENRVVKITRDGDTHHIKDLNVSVALSGDMDDVHYSGSNANVLPTDTTKNTVFAFAKEHGIESAEQFGIHLARHFVSSQEPIHRARIRIEEYAWERIATSDGNSRFIGADEVKHSFARKGQETRVSQITYDGENWEVISGLKDLTVMNSTNSEFWGYVKDKYTTLKEAYDRILATDVSARWRYNWTSDEQRMPNWEKSYEQARKHMLQAFAETYSLSLQQTLYQMGSRIINSRSEIDEIRFSLPNNHHFLVDLEPFGLKNDNEVYFAADRPYGLIEATVLRDGVEPKIPVDMTNL
- the uraD gene encoding 2-oxo-4-hydroxy-4-carboxy-5-ureidoimidazoline decarboxylase, whose protein sequence is MTSSFTPGLTRFNTLADGEAAPALHEVCASAAWGETVLAGRPYATEEALLAASDAAMAELTAADLAEAMAGHPPIGRPKPGDPTSAREQRGMAGASEELKTEMLELNLAYQERFGHVFLICATGATGEQMRDAVKSRIGNSPEQEREIVRTELGKINRIRLTRLVRETLAEEAPAQDS
- a CDS encoding 8-oxoguanine deaminase, with protein sequence MAASADPQRIVIENCSIATVDAHDTEYASGYIVVADNRIESVGAGKAPEGLTGVVRRIDGTGHLATPGLVNTHHHFYQWITRGLATDHNLFNWLVALYPTWARIDEPMARAAAQGSLAMMARGGVTTAMDHHYVFPKDSGDLSGAIIGAAREMGVRFTLARGSMDRSEKDGGLPPDFAVETLEGALAATEATIDAHHDASFDAMTQVAVAPCSPFSVSTELMRQGAELARRKGVRLHTHGSETVEEEQFCKELFGMGPTDYFESTGWLGSDVWMAHCVHMNDSDIAAFARTGTGVAHCPSSNARLAAGIARVPDMLAAGVPVGLGVDGTASNESGELHTELRNALLINRLGAHREAALNARQALRLGTFGGAQVLGRADQIGSLEAGKLADLVLWKLDTLAHSSIADPVTALIFGAAAPVTLSLVDGKPVVEGNHLTTVDEDAIARTTRDEARRLAQIAAGA